One window of the Chryseotalea sp. WA131a genome contains the following:
- a CDS encoding DUF4349 domain-containing protein: MRTPKIILGLGLLILTFSCSRQGREEAEKGTVADSISNTFISSSAAVENGKDSTRRFIRTAELKFKVKSVIKSTYDIEDITNRQGGFVTYTNLTSDINNVTTIAVSADSTLETTYYTVTNSIKIRVPNTKLDTTLKEISRNIDYLDYRIIKAEDVALQILSNNLIQKRSAKNQERLANAIDKKGKKLNETTNAEELLLDKQEQSDNAKISNLSLTDQIKFSTINISIYQRQTFKRELILNDKNVDAYDPSFGSKVLESLKFGWDILETFLVFLTRLWGLFLFAILVYIIYKKYGHRLK; the protein is encoded by the coding sequence ATGCGGACACCAAAAATAATTCTAGGCCTTGGACTTTTAATTTTAACTTTTAGTTGCAGCAGACAGGGGAGAGAAGAAGCGGAAAAAGGCACAGTTGCTGACAGTATTTCCAATACTTTTATTTCTTCATCAGCCGCAGTAGAAAATGGAAAAGACTCGACAAGACGGTTTATCCGAACGGCTGAACTTAAATTTAAGGTCAAAAGCGTTATCAAATCGACTTATGACATAGAGGACATCACGAATCGGCAAGGAGGTTTTGTAACCTATACCAACTTGACCAGTGACATAAATAATGTGACAACTATAGCTGTGAGTGCCGACTCTACTCTTGAAACGACATATTACACAGTTACGAATTCAATCAAAATAAGGGTTCCAAACACAAAGCTCGACACGACCTTAAAGGAAATATCTAGAAACATTGATTACTTGGATTATCGTATAATAAAAGCAGAAGACGTTGCATTACAAATTTTATCTAACAACTTGATTCAAAAGCGTTCTGCTAAAAATCAAGAGAGACTTGCGAACGCAATCGACAAAAAGGGAAAAAAGTTAAATGAGACAACTAATGCCGAGGAATTACTACTAGACAAACAAGAACAATCGGACAACGCGAAAATCTCAAATCTTTCGTTGACAGATCAAATTAAATTTAGCACCATAAATATTTCTATTTATCAACGACAGACTTTTAAGAGAGAACTTATTTTGAATGACAAAAACGTTGATGCCTACGACCCAAGTTTTGGGAGTAAAGTTCTTGAATCATTAAAATTTGGTTGGGACATTCTTGAAACGTTTTTAGTTTTCTTAACAAGGTTATGGGGCTTGTTTCTGTTTGCTATTTTAGTTTACATCATTTACAAAAAGTATGGTCATAGGCTTAAGTAG
- a CDS encoding helix-turn-helix transcriptional regulator, with product MKTIGTTLRELREAKGLLLREVGAKLSLDPTILSKIEQDKRMPTKEQVKSLANFYKDQKNEVIIAWLSDKLYYEVQDEDLALQAMQVAEEKIKYQSKKKNK from the coding sequence TTGAAAACAATTGGGACGACATTACGAGAATTACGAGAAGCAAAAGGACTATTGCTTAGAGAGGTTGGAGCAAAACTATCGCTTGACCCAACAATCTTAAGTAAAATCGAGCAAGACAAACGTATGCCGACAAAAGAGCAAGTAAAATCACTTGCCAACTTCTATAAAGACCAAAAGAATGAGGTAATCATAGCTTGGCTTTCAGACAAACTCTATTACGAAGTTCAAGACGAGGACTTGGCATTGCAAGCTATGCAAGTGGCAGAAGAGAAAATCAAATATCAAAGTAAAAAGAAAAATAAATGA
- a CDS encoding N-6 DNA methylase, producing MSFEIRKQRLTELIAQYNQFKEQGRLDLTSEETIRTWLNELLTIFGWDVRDTSQILQEKVLSKAEKERLNEIGSKNTRPDYTFKIAKQKLTFLDAKDITVSIEKDVEAAFQIKSYGWSILAPCAFISNFEEFAIYDCTYTPEQGQAPNIGRLYFTINDYVDNFEILDEHLLRENIYKGKLNEIYSATLRDNRYLEKISPDLKFAQQLSDFRLLLAGDILRNNAAFIQNNSANLSYIVQVIINRILFIRVCEARKVEEEGLLITYRENGFWDTFKNSSYFEFYEHYDGPLFERINSIHGLTISNEVFDTLLQHLYYPSPYRFDVIPTKLLSDIYEIFLSKKLIIENGEARDEIKSEYLKTRGAVSTPQYIVQEIVKRTIPKRKLLDEGIENLLSNRILDIACGSGVFAIEAYDYLEDIFKELFISTLNPDFAQYFIQNDTNFFLNLKGKKAILDNCIFGVDIDAEAVEVAKMSLSLKIIDSSEFPESYNEIGLFGRKILNGIGNNIRCGNSLVESDILEIFPDLSENEEELLKTNIFDWNSEYGFNEIFEQKGGFDYIVGNPPYVEVKNYNVDLPFMHAYIKEKFSSSRNGKIDLAIPFIEKSIELLNPQGRLGFIVQKRFFKTDYGKKIREIISNSQLLSSVVDFETTSIFKGRMTYVSILLLDKSMPENFSFKLFKGNIELLPSQLRESNTPDVSPENYTILPSTAITDNPWSFDDSELISIKTRLLANIGTLGDYANVRVGIQALWNEAYHIRPIEIVNGIITGKTHLENNFQIELDACCALLPNENFYPYRDDIPETYCIFPYRVEDGKAYEIPFTDFCDQYPLAGEYLTRNEEIIKQNVETFPEERWHVYTRANNIARNFPKVYIPMTALDTFAAVTFSDRHYCDNANVNYVELPEIIEVNLYALASIINSTVYSVLARSIANPQSNGYFKFNKQFLEPVPFPVENFRVREDLKTQLFDITRRIEGLQVRYKSSSPTQKRGIKTLLQRQWDLSDDICYQLYGFNDEEKAFFNERGRNIDRILILNNN from the coding sequence ATGAGTTTTGAAATAAGAAAACAAAGACTTACAGAACTCATTGCTCAGTACAATCAGTTCAAAGAACAAGGAAGACTCGACCTTACTTCGGAAGAGACTATTAGAACTTGGTTGAATGAGTTATTGACCATTTTTGGATGGGATGTTCGAGATACCTCTCAAATTTTACAAGAAAAAGTCTTGTCAAAAGCAGAGAAAGAAAGGTTGAATGAAATTGGTTCAAAAAATACAAGACCAGATTACACTTTCAAAATAGCAAAACAAAAATTAACTTTCCTTGATGCCAAAGATATTACGGTAAGTATTGAAAAAGATGTTGAAGCGGCATTTCAAATTAAATCTTACGGTTGGTCGATTTTGGCTCCTTGTGCTTTCATTTCAAACTTTGAAGAGTTCGCAATTTATGATTGCACATACACACCAGAGCAAGGACAAGCTCCAAATATTGGAAGATTGTATTTTACAATCAATGATTACGTTGACAATTTTGAGATTCTTGATGAGCATTTACTAAGAGAAAATATTTACAAAGGAAAGTTAAATGAAATTTATTCGGCAACTTTAAGGGATAATAGGTATTTGGAGAAAATTTCACCTGACCTCAAGTTTGCTCAGCAACTATCTGATTTTCGTTTGCTACTTGCAGGAGATATTTTAAGAAATAACGCTGCTTTTATTCAGAATAATTCTGCCAATCTTAGTTATATAGTTCAGGTAATTATCAATAGAATATTATTCATTCGAGTATGTGAGGCAAGAAAGGTTGAAGAAGAAGGTTTACTAATAACATACAGGGAAAACGGATTTTGGGATACTTTTAAAAATTCATCCTATTTTGAATTTTATGAGCATTATGATGGGCCGTTGTTTGAACGAATAAATTCAATTCACGGCTTAACAATATCAAATGAAGTATTTGATACTTTGTTACAACATTTATATTACCCCTCTCCTTACCGATTTGATGTAATTCCCACCAAATTATTAAGTGACATTTATGAGATTTTCTTGTCTAAAAAATTAATTATTGAAAATGGAGAAGCAAGAGATGAAATCAAAAGCGAATATCTAAAAACAAGAGGCGCAGTAAGTACACCGCAGTATATTGTTCAGGAAATAGTAAAAAGAACAATTCCTAAAAGAAAACTTTTAGATGAAGGGATTGAAAATTTACTATCAAACAGAATTTTGGATATTGCTTGTGGAAGTGGTGTTTTTGCAATTGAAGCTTATGACTATTTAGAAGATATTTTCAAGGAGTTGTTTATATCTACTCTAAATCCAGATTTTGCTCAGTATTTTATTCAAAACGATACGAATTTTTTCCTGAATTTGAAGGGCAAAAAAGCAATACTGGACAACTGTATATTTGGAGTTGATATAGATGCAGAGGCGGTTGAGGTTGCTAAGATGTCTCTATCACTAAAAATTATAGACTCTTCTGAATTCCCTGAATCATATAATGAAATTGGACTTTTTGGTCGTAAAATTTTAAATGGAATTGGAAACAACATTCGTTGTGGAAATTCTTTGGTTGAATCAGATATTTTAGAAATTTTCCCTGACCTTTCTGAAAACGAAGAAGAACTTTTAAAGACGAATATATTTGACTGGAATAGTGAATACGGCTTTAATGAAATATTTGAGCAAAAAGGAGGTTTTGACTACATTGTTGGAAATCCACCCTATGTTGAGGTAAAAAACTACAATGTTGATTTGCCATTTATGCACGCATACATTAAAGAGAAATTTTCCTCTTCGAGAAACGGAAAGATTGACCTTGCAATTCCTTTTATTGAAAAGTCAATAGAATTACTTAACCCACAAGGAAGATTAGGATTTATTGTTCAAAAACGATTCTTTAAAACTGATTATGGAAAGAAAATTAGAGAGATAATTTCTAATTCTCAACTATTATCCTCTGTTGTTGATTTTGAAACAACCTCAATTTTTAAAGGTAGAATGACATATGTTTCGATTTTACTTTTGGACAAATCTATGCCCGAAAATTTCTCTTTTAAGTTGTTCAAGGGCAACATTGAACTTCTTCCGTCACAACTTCGAGAATCAAACACGCCTGATGTTTCTCCTGAAAACTACACTATCTTACCTTCAACAGCAATTACAGACAACCCTTGGAGTTTTGATGATAGTGAATTAATATCTATAAAAACAAGGCTCTTAGCAAACATTGGGACTCTAGGTGATTATGCAAATGTAAGAGTTGGGATTCAAGCATTGTGGAATGAAGCGTACCATATCAGACCAATTGAAATTGTAAACGGAATCATTACTGGAAAGACGCATTTAGAAAACAATTTTCAAATTGAATTGGACGCTTGCTGTGCCTTGTTACCAAACGAAAATTTTTATCCGTACAGAGATGACATTCCTGAAACATATTGCATTTTCCCATATCGAGTTGAAGACGGAAAAGCTTACGAAATCCCTTTTACTGATTTTTGCGACCAATACCCTTTGGCAGGTGAATATTTAACCCGAAATGAAGAGATAATCAAACAAAATGTAGAAACTTTCCCTGAAGAAAGATGGCACGTTTACACGAGGGCTAACAATATTGCTAGAAACTTCCCTAAGGTTTACATTCCTATGACAGCACTTGACACTTTTGCTGCCGTAACTTTTTCTGATCGGCATTATTGTGATAACGCAAATGTAAACTATGTAGAATTACCTGAAATAATTGAAGTAAACCTCTACGCTTTAGCTTCAATTATCAACTCTACTGTTTATTCTGTATTAGCAAGGTCGATTGCAAACCCACAGTCAAATGGCTATTTCAAGTTCAATAAACAATTTCTTGAACCAGTTCCCTTTCCAGTAGAAAACTTCAGAGTAAGAGAAGATTTAAAAACTCAGCTTTTTGATATAACGAGAAGAATCGAAGGATTGCAAGTAAGGTATAAATCTTCATCACCCACCCAAAAAAGAGGTATCAAAACATTGCTTCAAAGGCAATGGGATTTATCGGATGATATATGTTATCAACTCTATGGGTTCAATGATGAGGAAAAAGCCTTCTTCAATGAAAGAGGGCGAAACATTGACAGAATTCTAATTCTAAATAACAATTGA